A DNA window from Plasmodium relictum strain SGS1 genome assembly, organelle: plastid:apicoplast contains the following coding sequences:
- the rpoD gene encoding RNA polymerase sigma factor RpoD, putative yields MYFYFFNKYNLKILEKKLLLLFKYNVSSKILHELLYLGFEYCFIYNYSLNIKDFSNFIYLLILYKSKINNLYINKYYEFKNNYINIFFNNYYYLKIINKIQKILNNNLYKNINPIFSNLHLFFNNKIKIKYSQLQQLIGYKGYISNIQGIIYDKPVINNYINELNIYEYILSCYGSKKGILDTALKTADSGYLTKRLINITNNFIIKELNCKSPYVFKYSCYMDIYGNIILPLNILKFKFLKNNIININTGIFFNIKNIYITKYILNKILNLKYNIYINLNIKSLYLCTIFNNICNNCLNYKQLYKYNLGQHIGVISSEAISEPSTQMVLRTFHINSMLKDKINNDVLKKHLIYKLYYLKFNIKKVFKFIFNFLKYKNKKLNLIFLINSIKIFNFKNLLIKYNYILINQFIKFNFVNNSISKNFKNNLNNIILKYVDGMFKYYNNNVIQLIIKNLYNKWIIYNIYTYYFYYNYIKLYNLNYKGIIYHNNINKKYNIIYILKSYINFYSLLYYNYIKNNNFNLNIYEKNEF; encoded by the coding sequence ATGTATTTTTATTTTTTTAATAAATATAATTTAAAAATTTTAGAAAAAAAATTATTATTATTATTTAAATATAATGTGAGTTCTAAAATATTACATGAATTGTTATATTTAGGATTTGAATATTGTTTTATATATAATTATTCTTTAAATATTAAAGATTTTTCTAATTTTATATATTTATTAATTTTATATAAAAGTAAAATTAATAATTTATATATAAATAAATATTATGAATTTAAAAATAATTATATAAATATATTTTTTAATAATTATTATTATTTAAAAATTATTAATAAAATTCAAAAAATATTAAATAATAATTTATATAAAAATATTAATCCTATTTTTTCTAATTTACATTTATTTTTTAATAATAAAATAAAAATAAAATATTCTCAATTACAACAATTAATAGGTTATAAAGGGTATATTTCCAATATACAAGGAATTATTTATGATAAACCTGTTATAAATAATTATATTAATGAATTAAATATATATGAATATATTTTATCTTGTTATGGATCTAAAAAAGGTATACTTGATACAGCTTTAAAAACAGCAGATTCAGGATATTTAACAAAACGTTTAATAAATATAACTAATAATTTTATTATAAAAGAATTAAATTGTAAATCTCCTTATGTATTTAAATATTCATGTTATATGGATATATATGGTAATATAATATTACCTTTAAATATATTAAAATTTAAATTTTTAAAAAATAATATAATAAATATTAATACAGGTATTTTTTTTAATATAAAAAATATTTATATAACAAAATATATTTTAAATAAAATATTAAATTTAAAATATAATATATATATAAATTTAAATATTAAATCTTTATATTTATGTACTATATTTAATAATATTTGTAATAATTGTTTAAATTATAAACAATTATATAAATATAATTTAGGACAACATATTGGAGTTATATCTAGTGAAGCTATAAGTGAACCTAGCACTCAAATGGTATTAAGAACGTTTCATATAAATTCTATGTTAAAAGATAAAATTAATAATGATGTATTAAAAAAACATTTAATATATAAATTATATTATTTAAAATTTAATATAAAGAAAGTGTTTAAATTTATATTTAATTTTTTAAAATATAAAAATAAAAAATTAAATTTAATATTTTTAATAAATAGTATTAAAATTTTTAATTTTAAAAATTTATTGATTAAATATAATTATATATTAATAAATCAATTTATAAAATTTAATTTTGTTAATAATTCTATATCTAAAAATTTTAAAAATAATTTAAATAATATTATATTAAAATATGTAGATGGTATGTTTAAATATTATAATAATAATGTTATACAATTAATAATTAAAAATTTATATAATAAATGGATAATTTATAATATTTATACATATTATTTTTATTATAATTATATAAAATTATATAATTTAAATTATAAAGGGATTATTTATCATAATAATATTAATAAAAAATATAATATTATATATATTTTAAAAAGTTATATTAATTTTTATTCATTATTATATTATAATTATATTAAAAATAATAATTTTAATTTAAATATTTATGAAAAAAATGAATTTTAA